ACCACGTTCGCGCAAGTGGTGGCGGACCGGCTGGGCGTGGCGATCGAAAACGTCGAAGTCGTTCACGGCGACACCGGTCGCATTCCGTTCGGCATGGGCACGTACGGATCGCGGTCGATTTCGGTCGGCGGCTCGGCCATCATGAAGGCGCTCGACAAGGTGGAAGCGAAGGCGAAGAAGATCGCGGCGCATCTGCTGGAAGCGTCGGCGGAAGACATCGAGTTTTCGAACGGCGTGTTCCGCGTCGCAGGCACGGACCGCACGAAGAGCTTCGCGGAAGTCTCGCTCGCCGCGTACGTGCCGCACAACTTCCCGCTCGAAACCATGGAGCCGGGCCTCAACGAAAACGCGTTCTACGATCCGACGAACTTCACGTATCCGTCGGGCGCGTACGTCTGCGAAGTCGAAGTGGATCGCGACACCGGCGAAACGCGCATCCAGAAGTTCACCGCCGTGGACGACTTCGGCAACGTGATCAATCCGATGATCGTGGAAGGTCAGGTGCACGGCGGCCTGGGGCAGGGCATCGGCCAAGCCATGCTGGAGCGCTGCGTGTATGACAAGGAAAGCGGCCAGCTGCTGTCGGGCTCGTTCATGGATTACGCGATGCCGCACGCCATCGACTTGCCGAGCTTCACCGTCGAGACCGCGAAGGGCACGCCGTGCACGCACAACCCGCTCGGCGTGAAGGGCTGCGGCGAAGCGGGCGCGATCGGCTCGCCGCCCGCCGTCATCAATGCGATTGTCGATGCCCTCGCGCCGCTCGGCGTCAAAGACTTGCAGATGCCCGCGACGCCGCACCGCGTCTGGACCGCGATGCACGCCGCGCAGACCACACAAACCGCCCAAACCGCCCAAACCGCCTGACGGAGACGGATATGTACGCATTCGACTATCAACGGCCGGACGAGGCGCAAGCGGCGGTGGCCGCGCTCGCGGCGAACGGCGACGCCAAATATCTCGCGGGCGGCCAGAGCTTGCTGCCGACCATGCGTTTGCGGCTCGCACAGCCGTCGGCGCTCGTGGATGTGACGCGCATCGCGTCGATGAAAACCGTCACGCTGGATGCCGGCAAGCTGACCATCGGCGGCGCGATGTGCCACGCGCAAGTCGGCGCGAACGCGGACGTGAAACGCGCGCTGCCGGGCTTGGCCGACCTGGCGAGCCGCATCGGCGACCGACAAGTGCGCGAGCGCGGCACCATCGGCGGCTCGCTCGCCAACGACGACCCCGCCGCGTGCTATCCGTCGGCGGTGCTCGCGCTCAACGCGACCATCGTGACGGACCGCCGCCGCATCGCCACCGACGACTTCTTCCTCGGCATGTACGAGACCGCGCTCGAACCGGACGAACTGATCACCGCCGTCGAGTTTCCGCTCGCCGAGCGCGCGGGCTACGAGAAGTTTCGCAATCCCGCGTCGCACTTTGCGCTCGTCGGCGTGTTCGTCGCGAAGCACGCGGACGGCGTGCGCGTCGGCGTGACCGGCGCGGCGCCTTCAGCATTCCGGCCGACCGAACTGGAAGCGGCGTTGTCGAAGGACTTCTCGGTGGCGTCCGCGCGCAGCGTGACCATTTCCGCCGACGGCCTCAACGACGACATGCACGCGAGCGCAGCCTACCGCGCGCATCTGATTCCGGTGCTCGCGGGCCGCGCGATCGAACGCGCGCTGTCGTTCTCGGCGTGATGATCGACGAACCGGCTTCCATCGACGAGACGCTCGCGCGCCTGCGCGAGCAGCAGTACTTCGCGAGCCGCGAACTGGCGACGGCGCTTTTTCTCGCATTGAAGATGCAGCGCCCGCTCTTTCTGGAAGGCGAGCCGGGCGTCGGCAAAACGGAACTGGCGAAAGCGGCGGCGGGCTTGTGCGGCACGACGCTTTTGCGTCTGCAATGCTACGAAGGGCTCGACACGGCGAGCGCGCTGTACGAATGGGACTATCCGCGTCAGATCATGGCGCT
The Caballeronia sp. M1242 DNA segment above includes these coding regions:
- a CDS encoding xanthine dehydrogenase family protein subunit M; this encodes MYAFDYQRPDEAQAAVAALAANGDAKYLAGGQSLLPTMRLRLAQPSALVDVTRIASMKTVTLDAGKLTIGGAMCHAQVGANADVKRALPGLADLASRIGDRQVRERGTIGGSLANDDPAACYPSAVLALNATIVTDRRRIATDDFFLGMYETALEPDELITAVEFPLAERAGYEKFRNPASHFALVGVFVAKHADGVRVGVTGAAPSAFRPTELEAALSKDFSVASARSVTISADGLNDDMHASAAYRAHLIPVLAGRAIERALSFSA